One segment of Primulina tabacum isolate GXHZ01 chromosome 14, ASM2559414v2, whole genome shotgun sequence DNA contains the following:
- the LOC142524448 gene encoding uncharacterized protein LOC142524448 yields MEKMKFAEELVREFLVFRGFTSTLQCLEKELSTDIGKGFQVDKILDLIFSVYIPKFEAEKLIDLLSFFKKCFSYSDSSLIATISKLDESILRYYIVNALKCARKDKVLDFFGVLGNDLLNRGESWISWFAIPYLQKPHLDPQFRVYFSEEWFRAVHLSVRNFLSGIFNGSRIPALLKLSSERDTVDRLKKEIKQLNLKLYQVQTLLEEKDALLSQSRSGPEEASISYGSQVQSASHMVEREPYFPGDNLQVMESLDAGAKLNNHADESSSISDPGKTDLDSTVVGSGDLLSEEEFPEVKTVFQDTFLGHTSPISCCRFSASGDNIASASIDGTVRIWTYDSSAPTSRNATIYCGAEVISLEWDCKSDRLLLIGTSNGGIKVWNVDAKRVVCDLNSTEAYPSILDLKCSPVEPIFVSAAASTRQGTGYVDRLGFASLTVWNMRTWKSMAVLPLGKDPPAVTSLSFNHNGKLLAAAATDGMIHMFDMCAGQQVTGWPAHECAINSILFGPDETSIFSFGTDGNIFEWSLHNQGKITWSRNCSRFCNPGNSSPYRHEMALDANGRKLLVTSGSARAPIYQVRGNRSGTRTLSHRGSITTVDWHPTLPIFLTGSADHSVRVSSIS; encoded by the exons ATGGAGAAAATGAAATTCGCAGAGGAACTCGTGAGAGAATTTCTCGTGTTTAGAGGATTTACGAGTACTTTACAGTGTTTAGAGAAGGAGTTGTCCACTGATATTGGCAAGGGGTTTCAAGTTGATAAGATTCTCGACCTAATTTTCTCGGTTTACATCCCCAAATTCGAGGCGGAGAAGTTGATTGATTTACTTAGctttttcaagaaatgctttTCATATTCAGATTCGTCGTTGATTGCAACGATTTCGAAGTTGGATGAGTCGATTTTGCGTTACTACATTGTTAATGCACTAAAATGTGCGAGAAAGGACAAAGTGTTGGACTTTTTCGGGGTCCTTGGAAATGATTTGCTGAACAGAGGCGAAAGCTGGATTTCGTGGTTCG CGATTCCATACCTTCAGAAGCCGCACTTGGATCCGCAATTTCGTGTGTACTTCTCTGAGGAGTGGTTCCGCGCAGTACATCTTTCTGTCAGGAATTTCTTGAGTGGAATTTTCAATGGTTCTC GAATCCCGGCCTTATTGAAGCTAAGTTCTGAAAGGGATACTGTGGACCGTCTCAAGAAAGAAATTAAGCAGCTTAATCTTAAATTATACCAAGTTCAGACTTTGTTAGAAGAAAAAGATGCGCTGTTGTCTCAATCAAGGAG tgGTCCTGAAGAAGCTAGTATTTCTTATGGAAGTCAAGTGCAATCAGCTTCTCACATGGTAGAAAGAGAACCATATTTCCCCGGGGACAATCTTCAAGTTATGGAATCTCTGGATGCAGGGGCTAAGTTGAATAATCATGCTGATGAGAGTAGTAGTATTAGTGATCCTGGCAAAACAGACCTTGATTCAACCGTTGTTG GAAGTGGGGATCTGCTGAGTGAAGAAGAGTTTCCAGAAGTAAAGACAGTATTTCAG GATACATTCTTGGGGCACACAAGTCCAATCAGTTGTTGTCGCTTTTCTGCCTCCGGTGATAATATTGCTAGTGCTTCTATTGATGGCACTGTCAG GATATGGACATATGATTCATCAGCACCAACATCTAGAAATGCTACTATTTATTGTGGAGCTGAAGTCATATCCCTTGAGTGGGATTGCAAATCTGATCGCTTG CTACTGATAGGCACTTCCAATGGAGGCATTAAAGTGTGGAACGTAGATGCTAAGCGCGTTGTTTGCGATCTCAACTCAACTGAAGCATACCCCAG CATTCTGGATCTGAAATGCAGCCCTGTGGAGCCTATTTTTGTTTCGGCAGCAGCTTCCACGAG GCAAGGTACAGGTTATGTGGATCGCTTGGGGTTTGCTTCATTAACTGTGTGGAACATGAGGACATGGAAATCTATG GCAGTCCTTCCTCTTGGTAAAGATCCACCGGCAGTTACTTCTTTGAGTTTCAATCACAATGGAAAGCTTTTAGCAGCTGCTGCCACTGATGGAATGATTCATATGTTTG ACATGTGTGCTGGCCAGCAAGTTACTGGATGGCCTGCTCATGAATGTGCGATCAACTCTATTCTTTTTGGGCCTGATGAGACTAGCATTTTTAGCTTTGGCACTGATGGAAAT ATATTTGAATGGAGCTTACACAATCAAGGAAAAATCACGTGGTCAAGAAACTGCAGCAG GTTTTGCAACCCTGGGAACTCTTCTCCCTATAGACACGAGATGGCTTTAGATGCTAATGGGAGAAAGCTTCTGGTGACATCTGGTTCAGCAAGAGCACCGATATACCAG GTCCGAGGTAATAGGAGTGGCACGAGAACACTTTCTCATCGTGGATCAATCACAACAGTAGATTGGCATCCAACCTTGCCCATCTTCTTGACAGGATCGGCTGATCACTCGGTGCGAGTCTCATCTATATCATGA
- the LOC142525336 gene encoding G-type lectin S-receptor-like serine/threonine-protein kinase At5g24080 isoform X1: MRSHNSRERFSTPPTAHRRTPVLLLHFDFPHKNVNKISLLLSLQSLVREMQDSCASISMAHSFCISYICCVIILGELLGSDSAGAIAPGSRLFASQNQAWVSDNGTFAFGFTLVDSVNGEFELGIWFQQLPGDRALVWSANANSAVSKDAILEFDRSGNLALNDRETTVWTSNTSNSGVGTAVMSENGNFILYATNGNVVWQSFSHPSDTMLPGQPLTVSLELKSSKSLARGGFYTMKMLQQPNSLNLALTYNVPEVYDTSLESYANYSYWPGPNVSNVTGEVTAVLDEGGSFGIIYGSSSEGAVYVYKNENDNGTLSLARNQSSTPLVLRRLILEANGNLRIYRWDNDVNGSRQWVSEWAAVSTPCEIAGICGNGICNLGVSKSNASCKCLPGTFKVNSDDNCLGNSSLTGKCSPHGGNLSSKFKIETVQQTSYFYSDSSVIANYSDIESEAKCGDVCLSACECVASVYGLNEEKPYCWLLRSLEFGGYQDPGSTLYVKVESNGYSTTDVGPDLPHGSSNNKKKILVLPIVLSMTVLIVLLYCLLYIIVRRKRALKKALENSLILSGAPVSFSYRDLQSRTANFSELLGTGGFGSVYKGSLGEGTLVAVKKLDRILPHGEKEFITEVNTIGSMHHMNLVRLRGYCSEGKQRLLVYEFMKNGSLDKWIFHSYNFRETRDRLLDWPTRYQVAVGTAKGIAYFHEQCRDRIIHCDIKPENILLDEDFCPKVSDFGLAKMMGREHSHVITMVRGTRGYLAPEWVSNRPITVKADVYSYGMLLLEIIGGRRNLDMSFDVEDFFYPGWAFKAITNGTPLKVVDRRLEGSVEEEELVRALNIAFWCIQDEITMRPTMGEVVTMFEGSIHINMPPIPHAVSELIEEGLDHVYRAMRRELSQGSSFTTATTATTATHPSSRATCSHSTISPR; this comes from the exons ATGAGGTCTCATAATAGTCGGGAGAGATTTTCAACGCCGCCCACCGCCCACCGCCGTACACCTGTCCTTCTACTACACTTTGATTTCCCACACaaaaatgttaataaaataaGTCTGCTTCTTTCCCTCCAATCACTCGTACGTGAAATGCAAGATTCTTGCGCCTCAATATCAATGGCACATTCCTTTTGTATTTCCTATATATGTTGTGTTATCATTCTTGGAGAGCTTCTCGGGTCCGATTCAGCTGGTGCGATTGCCCCGGGTTCGAGATTATTTGCGAGCCAGAACCAAGCTTGGGTTTCTGATAATGGTACTTTTGCTTTTGGGTTTACGCTAGTGGATTCAGTAAACGGTGAATTTGAACTGGGAATATGGTTTCAGCAGCTTCCTGGAGATCGGGCTCTTGTTTGGTCAGCAAACGC AAATTCTGCAGTCAGCAAAGATGCAATCTTGGAGTTCGACCGCAGTGGCAACCTCGCGCTTAACGACCGAGAAACTACGGTCTGGACATCGAATACATCCAATTCTGGTGTTGGAACAGCGGTCATGTCTGAAAATGGCAACTTCATTCTCTATGCAACAAATGGAAATGTTGTCTGGCAAAGCTTTTCACATCCCTCTGATACAATGTTACCAGGACAACCTTTGACAGTTTCTCTAGAGCTCAAGTCCTCTAAATCACTGGCACGCGGTGGATTCTATACAATGAAAATGTTACAGCAGCCTAATTCTCTAAACTTGGCGCTGACATATAATGTACCTGAGGTGTATGACACCTCTCTGGAATCATATGCAAATTACTCCTATTGGCCAGGACCTAATGTTTCAAATGTGACAGGGGAAGTCACGGCAGTTTTAGATGAAGGAGGGAGTTTCGGGATAATTTATGGGTCGTCATCGGAAGGAGCAGTGTATGTGTACAAGAATGAGAATGACAATGGTACATTATCCTTGGCTAGAAATCAATCAAGTACCCCTTTAGTTCTTAGGAGATTAATTCTCGAGGCTAATGGTAATCTACGCATATATCGATGGGACAACGATGTCAATGGGTCAAGGCAATGGGTTTCGGAATGGGCAGCTGTCTCAACTCCATGTGAGATTGCTGGTATTTGTGGCAATGGGATATGCAATCTAGGAGTAAGTAAGTCTAATGCTTCTTGCAAATGCTTACCGGGGACTTTCAAAGTGAACAGCGATGATAACTGCTTGGGAAACTCATCGTTGACAGGGAAATGCAGCCCTCATGGTGGGAATTTATCGTCAAAGTTCAAGATCGAAACGGTTCAACAAACTAGTTACTTCTACTCAGATTCATCAGTTATAGCGAATTATAGCGATATCGAGTCGGAAGCCAAGTGTGGTGATGTCTGCTTATCAGCCTGCGAATGCGTTGCCTCTGTTTATGGGCTAAATGAAGAAAAACCATATTGTTGGCTTTTAAGAAGCTTGGAGTTTGGAGGATACCAGGATCCCGGCTCAACTCTGTATGTGAAAGTTGAATCTAATGGCTATTCGACTACCGATGTCGGTCCTGACTTACCACATGGATCGAGCAACAACAAGAAAAAAATCCTGGTGCTTCCTATTGTTCTGAGCATGACAGTTTTGATAGTTCTGCTCTATTGTTTATTGTACATAATTGTTCGTAGAAAGAGAGCTTTAAAGAAAGCCCTTGAGAATTCGTTAATTTTGTCAGGAGCTCCAGTTAGTTTTAGTTACAGAGATTTACAGAGTAGGACCGCAAATTTTTCCGAATTGCTGGGAACAG GTGGATTTGGCAGTGTGTATAAGGGAAGCCTTGGTGAGGGAACATTAGTTGCTGTAAAGAAGCTAGACAGAATCTTACCCCATGGAGAGAAGGAGTTCATCACTGAGGTAAACACAATTGGCTCCATGCATCATATGAACTTGGTTCGGTTACGCGGATATTGCTCAGAGGGGAAACAAAG GCTTCTAGTTTATGAGTTCATGAAAAATGGTTCATTGGACAAGTGGATATTCCATTCATATAATTTTCGAGAGACCCGGGACAGACTACTGGATTGGCCAACTCGTTATCAAGTAGCTGTTGGCACAGCAAAAGGGATCGCATATTTTCACGAGCAATGTCGTGACAGGATAATACATTGCGACATCAAGCCAGAAAACATTCTGTTAGATGAGGATTTTTGTCCAAAAGTATCAGATTTCGGACTGGCGAAAATGATGGGCAGAGAACATTCACATGTGATCACAATGGTGAGAGGGACCAGAGGTTACTTAGCCCCGGAATGGGTCAGTAATCGTCCAATCACTGTAAAGGCCGATGTTTACAGTTATGGGATGCTTCTGTTAGAGATAATTGGCGGCAGAAGAAATCTAGATATGTCTTTTGATGTAGAGGACTTCTTTTATCCTGGATGGGCTTTCAAG GCGATCACGAACGGAACACCGTTAAAAGTTGTAGACAGAAGGCTGGAAGGATCTGTCGAGGAAGAAGAGCTTGTCAGGGCTTTGAATATTGCTTTCTGGTGCATTCAGGATGAGATCACCATGAGACCAACCATGGGGGAGGTGGTGACGATGTTTGAAGGATCCATTCACATTAACATGCCACCAATACCACATGCAGTTTCCGAGCTTATCGAGGAAGGTTTAGATCATGTGTACAGAGCCATGAGAAGAGAACTCAGTCAAGGGAGTTCCTTCACCACGGCCACCACGGCCACCACCGCCACTCATCCATCATCTCGTGCAACATGTAGTCATTCCACCATTTCACCAAGATAA
- the LOC142525336 gene encoding G-type lectin S-receptor-like serine/threonine-protein kinase At5g24080 isoform X2, producing the protein MSENGNFILYATNGNVVWQSFSHPSDTMLPGQPLTVSLELKSSKSLARGGFYTMKMLQQPNSLNLALTYNVPEVYDTSLESYANYSYWPGPNVSNVTGEVTAVLDEGGSFGIIYGSSSEGAVYVYKNENDNGTLSLARNQSSTPLVLRRLILEANGNLRIYRWDNDVNGSRQWVSEWAAVSTPCEIAGICGNGICNLGVSKSNASCKCLPGTFKVNSDDNCLGNSSLTGKCSPHGGNLSSKFKIETVQQTSYFYSDSSVIANYSDIESEAKCGDVCLSACECVASVYGLNEEKPYCWLLRSLEFGGYQDPGSTLYVKVESNGYSTTDVGPDLPHGSSNNKKKILVLPIVLSMTVLIVLLYCLLYIIVRRKRALKKALENSLILSGAPVSFSYRDLQSRTANFSELLGTGGFGSVYKGSLGEGTLVAVKKLDRILPHGEKEFITEVNTIGSMHHMNLVRLRGYCSEGKQRLLVYEFMKNGSLDKWIFHSYNFRETRDRLLDWPTRYQVAVGTAKGIAYFHEQCRDRIIHCDIKPENILLDEDFCPKVSDFGLAKMMGREHSHVITMVRGTRGYLAPEWVSNRPITVKADVYSYGMLLLEIIGGRRNLDMSFDVEDFFYPGWAFKAITNGTPLKVVDRRLEGSVEEEELVRALNIAFWCIQDEITMRPTMGEVVTMFEGSIHINMPPIPHAVSELIEEGLDHVYRAMRRELSQGSSFTTATTATTATHPSSRATCSHSTISPR; encoded by the exons ATGTCTGAAAATGGCAACTTCATTCTCTATGCAACAAATGGAAATGTTGTCTGGCAAAGCTTTTCACATCCCTCTGATACAATGTTACCAGGACAACCTTTGACAGTTTCTCTAGAGCTCAAGTCCTCTAAATCACTGGCACGCGGTGGATTCTATACAATGAAAATGTTACAGCAGCCTAATTCTCTAAACTTGGCGCTGACATATAATGTACCTGAGGTGTATGACACCTCTCTGGAATCATATGCAAATTACTCCTATTGGCCAGGACCTAATGTTTCAAATGTGACAGGGGAAGTCACGGCAGTTTTAGATGAAGGAGGGAGTTTCGGGATAATTTATGGGTCGTCATCGGAAGGAGCAGTGTATGTGTACAAGAATGAGAATGACAATGGTACATTATCCTTGGCTAGAAATCAATCAAGTACCCCTTTAGTTCTTAGGAGATTAATTCTCGAGGCTAATGGTAATCTACGCATATATCGATGGGACAACGATGTCAATGGGTCAAGGCAATGGGTTTCGGAATGGGCAGCTGTCTCAACTCCATGTGAGATTGCTGGTATTTGTGGCAATGGGATATGCAATCTAGGAGTAAGTAAGTCTAATGCTTCTTGCAAATGCTTACCGGGGACTTTCAAAGTGAACAGCGATGATAACTGCTTGGGAAACTCATCGTTGACAGGGAAATGCAGCCCTCATGGTGGGAATTTATCGTCAAAGTTCAAGATCGAAACGGTTCAACAAACTAGTTACTTCTACTCAGATTCATCAGTTATAGCGAATTATAGCGATATCGAGTCGGAAGCCAAGTGTGGTGATGTCTGCTTATCAGCCTGCGAATGCGTTGCCTCTGTTTATGGGCTAAATGAAGAAAAACCATATTGTTGGCTTTTAAGAAGCTTGGAGTTTGGAGGATACCAGGATCCCGGCTCAACTCTGTATGTGAAAGTTGAATCTAATGGCTATTCGACTACCGATGTCGGTCCTGACTTACCACATGGATCGAGCAACAACAAGAAAAAAATCCTGGTGCTTCCTATTGTTCTGAGCATGACAGTTTTGATAGTTCTGCTCTATTGTTTATTGTACATAATTGTTCGTAGAAAGAGAGCTTTAAAGAAAGCCCTTGAGAATTCGTTAATTTTGTCAGGAGCTCCAGTTAGTTTTAGTTACAGAGATTTACAGAGTAGGACCGCAAATTTTTCCGAATTGCTGGGAACAG GTGGATTTGGCAGTGTGTATAAGGGAAGCCTTGGTGAGGGAACATTAGTTGCTGTAAAGAAGCTAGACAGAATCTTACCCCATGGAGAGAAGGAGTTCATCACTGAGGTAAACACAATTGGCTCCATGCATCATATGAACTTGGTTCGGTTACGCGGATATTGCTCAGAGGGGAAACAAAG GCTTCTAGTTTATGAGTTCATGAAAAATGGTTCATTGGACAAGTGGATATTCCATTCATATAATTTTCGAGAGACCCGGGACAGACTACTGGATTGGCCAACTCGTTATCAAGTAGCTGTTGGCACAGCAAAAGGGATCGCATATTTTCACGAGCAATGTCGTGACAGGATAATACATTGCGACATCAAGCCAGAAAACATTCTGTTAGATGAGGATTTTTGTCCAAAAGTATCAGATTTCGGACTGGCGAAAATGATGGGCAGAGAACATTCACATGTGATCACAATGGTGAGAGGGACCAGAGGTTACTTAGCCCCGGAATGGGTCAGTAATCGTCCAATCACTGTAAAGGCCGATGTTTACAGTTATGGGATGCTTCTGTTAGAGATAATTGGCGGCAGAAGAAATCTAGATATGTCTTTTGATGTAGAGGACTTCTTTTATCCTGGATGGGCTTTCAAG GCGATCACGAACGGAACACCGTTAAAAGTTGTAGACAGAAGGCTGGAAGGATCTGTCGAGGAAGAAGAGCTTGTCAGGGCTTTGAATATTGCTTTCTGGTGCATTCAGGATGAGATCACCATGAGACCAACCATGGGGGAGGTGGTGACGATGTTTGAAGGATCCATTCACATTAACATGCCACCAATACCACATGCAGTTTCCGAGCTTATCGAGGAAGGTTTAGATCATGTGTACAGAGCCATGAGAAGAGAACTCAGTCAAGGGAGTTCCTTCACCACGGCCACCACGGCCACCACCGCCACTCATCCATCATCTCGTGCAACATGTAGTCATTCCACCATTTCACCAAGATAA